The genomic stretch ttttttattgcCCTTTGGGGCACATTATAACCATTATTTTAGATAAAGGGTCTATCGATCAGATTGAGATTTTAGTAAGGACATTACAACAAATATGATAATATACAAtggtaaaatgtaatttactCAAACTCAAATTATGACAATGCAAAGTAGAGACAAAATTAGGATCTTCTTATCTATGGAGTTGATATAAATTGATTTCTTTTGGATCAAGTATAGATATAGGGGACcaaatcttgaatttttttattttaaaataattaaaataactttttattagaGTTGACTCGCATTTTTTCTCTAACGTGTCTATTAAAATAATCCCCCCCACCACTTTTACTAATCACTTCAGTACAATCATCAACCTTTATTTAagccacttcaaaaaaaaaaaaaaaaaaaaaaaaaaatctaccttTTAAGCCGTggttttgacaaagaaaacaaatctaaacaattcttataaaattacaatttatttcCAAAAGAACAAATAGGAAGGAAGATATTGCTTTGAGTGGAGGACCAAGAAGATCGCCCTTTTTACCCATATAAACTcttcaaacattaaaaaataataaaaaataataaaaaaaaaatttcaatctcATGGTGCAGAAAATCTCCCCATGTAAGATGAACTCTTAATTGATGATTGTGCAAATCTAATGACTGTCTCAATCCCATCAATTTTGCGTTTATGGTTGAAGGAATATAGTCTATTTTATATCGGGGTAGTAATTTGTGTTCGTGTGTTGAGTTTGGATCGTAGCAAAGTATGAGTAGAAAATTATAAtccgatttatttaattaaacgggccAGACCTTTCAATTCTAACCCTCTAATTTGTGTTGGGTTAGCtagtcgtgtcaaaaattgttagtccTATTATCGCGTGTCAGGTTTAGGTCGTGTCATGTATAAATACAAGGCTATAAGTTAACTTTAATccgattaatttaattaaacagattaaACTCTTCTACCCTAACACACTAATTTCATGTCGGGTTCGTGCGTTGTATCAAAAATTAACAGCCCTCATTTTACggttataattttgttttattacattCAACTGTGTGTATGAtatcacgtcatttaaaattttaaatgatatgataatatatatagtaccaTTCTATAgcattacatatatattttctttaactcataataataatttttttaaaattaacctattatttatttattattaactatgatataataaatttaaaatttttttaaaaaaatgtaatagaTGCGGAGATGATTAAAAATGaatcattcaattaaaaaaataataatggttAACCTTTTGATAATTTTACTATAATTATTCTAAAGAATTTTGAAGATAGTAATGAAAATTATAAACGGTGGAGATCAATCGATCATTGAAGTGTTGCATATACATGTAGAGGTGAGAAGCACTGTATCACCTTGTGGTCGTGATCGTAGTGTTGTAGACTTTTTTGTCCAAAGCCTACCGAGAGAATACAACTGTACTTGTGGTTGTTAACATTCCTCGATTATCGATTGGAAGTGAATTAATGACACCTGTGTCCCCGCCCATATGACGACAACAACAGGTACGAAGTTGACCGTTTGTTTCCTTTTCAAGACTTTTTCACTTTACCTTTTAACCTTTTTATAAATCTCTACAACTGCCAAGCCCACTCTCTGTAAGCCATGCGTGTACTTTACTCTCCCTAACTCTAATGCAAAACTGTTTATAGGATTAATTCTAGATACTTATTTTTCGTCTCACTCCTATATCACTTGGTCACTTGGTCGGTATGGCAGTgtccattagttttttttttttttaattgttttcaataAAGACAAATTTAAAAGTTAATGAGTATTGTCATATCAGCCCAGTCAATGACATGAGAGTAAGATATGAGAggagtatgtagcattactcctatTTATAGATAGAAATgctataaaatatatttttatttcataatattgatgtgatagttcaaattaatttttttattattgttttttttaaaaaaaattattgatcaaAAAATTAGTTAAGACTGTTACGTTAAcgttgtagaataaaaatataatttataacattattaatttataaaaccTTACGAGTTTTGAGGTTCAAATAGTTAAAATAAGTGAGATCGATGTTCTTGATactatagtttttattataattttttgtttttatagatTGATATGAcaatttataattgataaaatgattaagagTGTGTAATCGACAAATTAATcactaactaattaaatttacaagcctttttttttgtttaatcattttattacttATATACTATATTACATTAGTTTATAAGAGAATTTGTAGTAAAAACTATAATACCCTAACAATATATTGGTATGGTCTAGAATTCTCAGAATGTTTGTAGTATTTAGTACTGAATATAGATAAAATCTTTACCacttaatttgaaaacattgGTTGAGACTTAAAGAAACCTAATAGTGTAGGAATTGTAAGAAATGCTGATCCCACTAAAAATTAGTGTGTAAAATAGGCCTACAAATCTagaacccaaaacctaataaccatataatttattaataattctTCAATCTCCTTTATGGAGGTGAAGcattttagagtttttttttttctccttcttcttcttttaattatcaaattctaaaaGTCTTTCTGGTCAACTTATGAGTAGGAATCTATTGTAACTCTATATGTCATATTTTACATCTGATTTTTTCGAgaagtaattctagaaggccTACTTGTGTTCTGCTTGTAtcctactaaaaatgatgtgactattaaaatcatcatttcatcaaaatttaataatgttcAATCACAagtttaatgatgattttaataatcacatcattcttagtaggatacaagtaagccacctaaaattactcaaaaaTTTGGCTGTCACTTTATTAAAACATggacaaaattattattatttttttttaatgatgtacATAATGTCACATCGGTATAAATAGTAACACGTGCAACCACAATAtatctaccattaaatttaataaaattgaaagtgaaattaataaaatttaaggtGAGGGATAAAATAGATTCTATCTTAGGAGAGGGGTGCGTGTTATCTGGTGATACTTAACGGGGACCACTACATGGGAAAGGCAGAACCAAAAAAAGGGGCAAAAGATGGAAAAGTACAGGCAAGAAATGAAATTAAGAGTGCTGAGCCCAGGACACAACTGTCATTTTCTCCACATCAATGTTAAGGttctctctctttgagcccGCCCTAACTGATTACGACTGCAAGCAACCTGTGGTCTAcctgtctatatatatataaatcgtaaataataataaaaatgttatttaataaaaagatatacgACTGTTTTATAATTAGAATCAATTGCATgacaataatttttaatatttaatattttatttttttacaagtttaTTCAAAAGTTAATCTTTACtgttacattattttaaaacttatttacATTTGAAGagtttaaaaatacttttaacactcaaaaagttcatttgaaaataaaaagtagttgtttgataaaaaaaattaaaaatatttttaagggtaaaaaaaaatctaaaaattaccaaaacacactttttttaacttaaaaattttattactcCCAAACACGCTCTTACTTGTATGACTGTCGATATAATAAAtactatataaaaataaagtaataataaaaataaatttatatagaATTTGACACCGACTCGAAACCATTTAATCCTCTTTAtaagtctctctttctctgtgcctctctttctcttttgtagttatctctctctctctctctcttgttggGTTTCTCTTTCACATTCTCTCTGTCTTGGCAATTCAAGAGCTTGAAGCAGCAGGGATGATGGTGGATCTCCAGACTGTCTGCTGCATGTGTGGCGACGTGGGCTTCCCCGACAAGCTCTTCCGCTGCAACAAATGTCGGAACCGCTTCCAGCACTCGTATGTTTCTATTCCTTTaacccatcatcatcatcatcaccatcatcataaTCATTCATAGACTTATTTGCcatacatcatcatcatcaccaccatCTTCTCTAGGTACCCACCTCAGCCAACCACCATATAATTATCATGTTTCATCATATGCCATgttgcatatgtatatatatatatataccatcatATATGATTACTATGAAAACCCATTTGTCTTTGTTGAGCGGTCTAAGAGAATCACGTAAATTTTGATGTTATTACGGTAAttcttttgttatattttacgagtgaatttaattatggttaatttttgttgattttaatTAACAGGTATTGTAGTAATTACTACAGCGAACTTGCGGAGCCGATTGAACTGTGCGATTGGTGCCAAAGTGAGGAGAGGAACACAAGGCAAGGAAGCTCTTCAAAGAAATCTGCAGCTCTAAACGACGTCGGAGTGACAAGCCGGTCGGAGTACTCCGGCGACAAAATCAAGCAGCATGATCGGGAAGAGACCGCCGAGAAGGGAAAGAGCCCGACACCTTCCCCACGGACGGCTACCCGCAGGTACAAGCTTCTCAAGGATGTAATGTGTTgatgatcaaaaaaaaaaaaaaaaacaggaaaaaaaatcctattgTGTTCATAGTAGCAAAATGTTAATTATATATGTCGTTTGTGGGtgttgtttttgagtttttgaaggAGTTTTGTTTGTGGTTTGGTTTTCAGTAAGTTgttaataaaataatgtaaCCTTCTCAATCAGGACCCatctcaactatttttttttttttttctaaattaatttgtttgtgCATGTGCAACTAACAGAATTTGATGCATATGATGAACCAAGCAAGCATGATATACACATGAAGAAGGTTTCGTGCATCAATTGGTTTGTTAATTGAGCCAATCAAAACATGTTTAGACgcaagcgattaacataaaatTTAGTGAAAATCAATCTTATTCATCACGCTGATTTAGTTGTATGACAGTggtataacaatttactaaataatattaccaAATGATAGGTAGATTGAGGGGGTAAATCAGACTTATTTATCACGTTATTTTATTACGGAAACGCAGACAAATTGGCGGGTTGTGTTTGATTAACTGACATGGTGACAAGTGATCACACGGAAGGTTTGTGGGGGGTGTTGGTGTGTGTGACAACAGGGTTTCTTGGGAGAGTTGCACCCATTGTTAATTGTTTGCTTTGTTGAGTCTCTTAAGGAGAATTGAATGCATTGGAGTCCCTTTCGGCCAAAGAATTCATAGTACCTGAAGCCTGATGACTTTTACAGATTCATTGAAGGGGCTTTAATAGCTAGGCCCTCTATTATTGTCAAATGGGaagggggaaaaagaaaacttcaTGGATATTGACGAGCGCACAAAGAcaagaagaaaccaaaaaaaaaaaaaaacccaaaagtctttaattaatatttagggGAAAACTTTTACCAATTAATATTtgctttgaaaatattttctcattagaaaaaagaaaaatattgggaAGTGTTGGTGCTTTTGAATAAGAGactaaaagagagagagagagagagagagagactctaAGTGGGTGTTGGTTCTAGGCCATTCATTTAGTCAtgaatttgtgatattttttctCCTTACGTGCATGTACTGTGTTGACCCATACTTTGTGAAATATCTCCAAAGTACACATGGTGACAAGGCTTCTCTACTGTGCCTGTTTGGCCATTTATGAGAAACCAACAAAGCCCTTCTCTTTGGGGCTTTCTGAAGTGACAATAAGGCCATAATTAGCCTCTATCTACCAAAATCCcttttctttataattaatGTTAACCGTCCCATTTGTATACTGCAATTATCCTAGTAGttgttgattttttgttttaacaatgATGTTTCTAAAGGTCGGTCGAATTTGCCATATTAacattatcaaataaaaatgtaatttctatgattatttttcttttttaatatgcGATTTTTATACCAATCTCTTTATGATTggattcttttttatttaacgAAAGCTGATTTAAGAACCGGTTGTAACTGTTACATTCATATTGTGAAAGAGTTGAGCtgggataaaaatatatatagtttatagtattactctttccGCAATATACGATCtttacccctctctctctctctctcatatttttcttctatatataagTTTGGCTACCCTTCATGTGACCTAATTTGAAGATGAAGGAAACTGGCTGTAAAAAAACACATGATGACCCAACATCGGTTTCCTTCATCTGTCAaaactttcctttctttctaaACTACCATCAAGATGAGCCACATGGTTGCTtggtttcatatatatatatatataaacccacCACCTTTCATTGTCCAATTTACAAGCAACCTCCCAATCCCATTACATGAGGATCTAACAAAGATCAACACATGCAATATCATTATTAATTACCACGTGTTTACCTTAATTAATTCTCCTTCatcttattttcatatatatatgctaattaaCCAAGTTGTTCACTAATAATATAATTCGTATAAGCTTTTAATGCGTGACAGTTTGATTAATAAAAAGATGCTTTAATTTGTCTTTGCCACTGTCTCTGTGGCTTCCAGACGAAAGAAGTGCAACTAGCTAggtttaataaaacaaaatatcttcttcttcttcttttccttcttttcaaCCAAATATCTTATTGAATTATATGTGTCATCATCTATGTAGTTAATGCTCTAAAACTCTGATATTGGGTGATATAAATTGACCTCGTGAAGggtttttgaatattatttaacaaaataaatcttGCTGGaagtttattatatatatgtatatatttcttttacGAATATAAAAAGTTTCTACATATATATCTAGGTATTGATACGTGATTTTATGGAGTTAAGTCATTCCTTTGTGGATTCTCATTCATCTTGTCGGCTATAtatgtctcttttttttcttttttttttacatgtccacataagagggatAAGGAGATTCGACattcgcttcattaagcgtggtcccaaccgattgagctacctcttgagaacTCTATATATGTCTTTAATTGCCTATCGATGACATATATGACGCTTCTACCAGCAACAGCTTCTTATATCATCACTTATTTCAAATGCTTAAATTGAtaataaattgttgatttgatcTAGTTAGTTGTACATGTAGAATGCTAGCGTTTTGCtagtttcttaatttgtttggttggtgcaataaaaaatttattcaaaaaaaaaaaattgttgatttaatcttttttaattaataatacgTGACATGGgaacgtaaaatatttaatcataatgAACAATGAATGTTAGATACAATGTTTGAACCCAACTCATGATGTTTAACTATAATataatgttaaatcatcacttatcgtaaaagttaaaattaataataaaaaaattattaatttgataatttaattaatattctaacatgctCAAACCTCATGAACTATAAACGAAGTTGTTAATTGTTATAGTGGTCGACCCTCTTAAATCTTCACGTAATAACAGGCATTATAATTGGATCGAAGCAATACCCAGCATGATTAATATGGAGTCGAGCTAGAATTTTAGGTTAAGCTATACCCTTTAATTTACATGAAACTTTCATGAAGTTTCCTGATTTCCTCTTTGATgtacccttcttcttcttcataattatcaactcttttttttttcttggactTTTTCAATGGGTCTGAGATGTCTTCTATACGTGCTTTCCACATAAATATAGAAAGAAGCTcatttaattaagaaattaaactCATTTCTCCTCGAAGttgctacaattttttttttttaatagatagtCTAAGCAAAGTCCATCAATTTCGAGTACTTCCACGCAGACTTTATAGGATGTGGGGTTCTGTCGGGCAAATTAACGATTATTTTTggcttatattatatatatatatatactttgtggGTTGAAAGCTTTAACTACTGCTatgggacacgtggcatataTTTACAGTGACACTTGGATGCCATTAGCATTTAGAACATCAACTCTTAGCACTCGTAATCTATGGTATTGTCCTGCATGATGTCAGTGATGATGGGGAAAGATGAACATCACGACcattatttaattgaaacatgtttcttactttttactTGGATTTCGAAAAGATGATTGTACATAGTACATACTATATTATCATATTGAAACATGCTTTTGGTTTTACatggattttaaaattattacatgTATGAATGTTAATGAGAGATAACGATGGTGATGATACAATAATTGTGTTAGAAATTTctgataaaatatataaaatgtcaaGTAGAGAGGGAGAAAACAAGAATTAGGGCTACATCTTGCAAGATAATATTGAATTATATGAAATTGTATGTATTACAATGTGTTGTATTTATAGAGGAATTAAGGTGTGATGAACAAGTTAAAGTAAGTCAAATAAGGTAGGAAATTGATTGTAAAcctagaagaaaaataaatcattgcTTAAGATGAAAAATAGcttaaaatggaaaatattcCAACATTTTTCCTCACGCTCAAATTGGAAAGAGAAAGATCTTTTTTGCAAAACGAAATCTAGTGCGGCAAGTATCAAAAGCTTAGTGTGAGCTTGCCGTTTAGAACCATTGATGAAGCAGATAACGATATTGGGCAGTAGGAGTATAAAACTTGATGTGAGCTTTGATGAGCAATAATCCAGTGCGACGCAAATGAGAATATGATCCTGAGCTCGGGTGGAATTTGGTAGTGGTGACAGTCGGGATGCAATGATGGATGATGGTCGGTTACGGCAGTAGAGAACACAATCGGAGGACAACGCCGATTAGGTTGATTGGAAAACGATTAAGTACTATTGTtgtataaatttatttaattcgCAAGTGCGCAAAttgattgtagtttaatggattgcaagtgcgaggtcgatcccataaaaaattatattcttgaaatagcaatttaaatctaaactaattaaattctaacctagttccaaaagggttttgaattttggttttaaaaattaaaagacaagcataaactaattaaaataaactaagagataaaatattaAGATTTGGAAATttacactcaccgaatcataacaacatacttccatgtttatcaa from Corylus avellana chromosome ca1, CavTom2PMs-1.0 encodes the following:
- the LOC132166938 gene encoding uncharacterized protein LOC132166938, whose protein sequence is MMVDLQTVCCMCGDVGFPDKLFRCNKCRNRFQHSYCSNYYSELAEPIELCDWCQSEERNTRQGSSSKKSAALNDVGVTSRSEYSGDKIKQHDREETAEKGKSPTPSPRTATRRYKLLKDVMC